Sequence from the Salmo salar unplaced genomic scaffold, Ssal_v3.1, whole genome shotgun sequence genome:
CCGGTAACTTTTCATTCCAGAGAGAGTTGGGAAGATATTTCTGATTATTGTAGAATAATGTTGTTTATTTAACTAGTGCTccgttttttaaaaacatttatttatttttccggTTACTGTTCGGTGGGTCTCGAACCATGGCGTTATCACAAATCCAATGTTTGGATGAGAATAACGTGAATCTCCGGACGAATGAATCTAAACCGGATTTTTTTTATTCCGAGGAACAACGTTTAGCGCTCGAGATTCTCCTCCGGGATGGAAGCGATGCTTTTAATAAATTCCTCCACGCGAACAATCTCCGGTGTTTCCTTTCGGACCAAGAGGTGGACCGTTTGACCCGGTCAGTAGAGGAAGTATGCGACCCGGAATCAGAACTCAGTCGGGTCGTTGACTCAGACAGTGATGAACTCCCGGTGTCTCTTCAATACTGGCCGGAGCTTTCTGCCTGCTCGCTCCCGCGGCTGGACCTCGGATGGCCGGACTGCGCGTCCTACAGAGGAGTGACTCGCGTCACTGTGTACGCGCAGCCGCCACTGGACGGTTACGCGCACATCAAAGAGATGGTTAGGAAAACCATCGCGCAGGCGCAGAAGGTAAagcgagtttttttttttttaaatagaattaTTATGACGGTTATATATCGTATGAAATATgaatactctctgtctgtctgtctgtctgtctgtctgtctgtctgtctgtctgtctgtctgtctgtctgtctgtctgtctgtctgtctgtctgtctgtctgtataggctGTTCCCATTCTCCAGGGTCATAGTACAGAACAGTATATTCCAGCATATACTGGTGCGGTACAAGACAAAGTACACACAGATTAAAGATACCAGATGACCTCATTGTTATGCTGCTGACTGCAAATCAATAGACACTGTGGGTTCAACCAACTATACATTATAACCagctacagaggaggaactttCACTAGGTCGTGACCCCCCCTACATTATAACCAGCTACAGAGGAGAGAACTTTCACTAGGTCGTGACCCCCCTACATTATAACCAGCTACAGAGGAGGGAACTTTCACTAGGTCGTGACCCCCTACATTATAACCAGCTACAGAGGAGGGCCCATAgctttaaccgctaggctacctgctggttactggcccaaagatcTAACCGGTAGACTACCTgctagttactggcccaaagatCTAACC
This genomic interval carries:
- the LOC123740652 gene encoding LOW QUALITY PROTEIN: protein FAM83G-like (The sequence of the model RefSeq protein was modified relative to this genomic sequence to represent the inferred CDS: deleted 1 base in 1 codon); its protein translation is MALSQIQCLDENNVNLRTNESKPDFFYSEEQRLALEILLRDGSDAFNKFLHANNLRCFLSDQEVDRLTRSVEEVCDPESELSRVVDSDSDELPVSLQYWPELSACSLPRLDLGWPDCASYRGVTRVTVYAQPPLDGYAHIKEMVRKTIAQAQKVIAVVMDQFTDVDIFRDLLEACFKRKVSVYILLERAALPHFLSMAERAAMHPGHLKSLRVGVTGGAEFLSRSCSRVRGRLGHRLLLVDGDKAVSGSYRYPNL